The Lactobacillus sp. ESL0680 genome has a segment encoding these proteins:
- the yidD gene encoding membrane protein insertion efficiency factor YidD, which produces MRKILIFLVKIYQNLISPILPPTCRYYPTCSTYMIDALTKHGSLLGLIMGISRILRCNPFVRGGVDPVPDNFTIFRNPHPEKYEDEIIARKFHPDVK; this is translated from the coding sequence TGCGTAAGATTTTGATTTTTTTAGTTAAAATTTATCAGAACTTGATTTCACCGATTTTGCCGCCGACATGTCGGTACTATCCAACGTGTTCAACATATATGATTGATGCTCTGACAAAGCATGGTTCCTTGTTGGGGCTGATTATGGGCATTAGCCGCATTTTGCGGTGTAATCCGTTTGTTCGCGGCGGTGTTGATCCTGTTCCTGATAATTTTACTATTTTTCGTAATCCTCATCCTGAAAAGTATGAGGATGAGATCATTGCAAGAAAATTTCACCCAGATGTGAAGTAG
- a CDS encoding DUF2969 domain-containing protein — MSKKPENINIEINEVKGKEVPTWEVVIPNKKSIGLIEKITGRYRATTVKTNNVLYAKTLESSVNDLLSYFALHEK, encoded by the coding sequence ATGTCAAAAAAACCAGAGAATATTAATATTGAAATCAATGAAGTCAAGGGCAAAGAAGTCCCGACTTGGGAAGTGGTTATCCCGAACAAAAAGTCAATTGGCTTAATTGAAAAGATCACCGGTCGTTATCGGGCTACAACTGTTAAAACTAACAATGTTTTATACGCAAAGACACTCGAAAGTAGTGTAAATGATTTATTGTCATACTTTGCGCTACATGAAAAATAG
- a CDS encoding FtsW/RodA/SpoVE family cell cycle protein, translated as MVKVENKTDLFDRIAWNIVIPVVLLALVGLYSIYFAAIDDPSHMGSPIKSVVMQGLWYIISLAIVVFVMQFDADQLLRIAPYIYGFGIILLIAVLFFYNRGVAGDTGAKSWFKLGPISFQPSEVMKPAFILMLARVVHEHNQKFAHTIKNDWLLIGKMAGWLLPIAILLKLQNDFGTMLVFIAIVGGVALVSGISWKIIAPMFAAVFVLAAVVIFMVTTPGGQAFLSHFFQAYQFKRIMSWLNPATDTSKGAYQLWQSMQAIGSGQLFGNGFGKLSVYVPVRGSDMVYSVIGESFGFVGSVAVILLYLYLIIQMVKITFDTRNAFYSYVSTGVIMMILFHVFENVGMSIDLLPLTGIPLPFISQGGSALIGNMIGIGMILSMKFHNRDYMFSQAGDF; from the coding sequence ATGGTAAAAGTAGAAAATAAAACGGATTTATTTGACCGGATTGCGTGGAATATTGTTATTCCTGTTGTCTTGCTTGCCTTAGTGGGTCTGTATTCGATTTATTTTGCGGCAATTGATGATCCTAGTCACATGGGCAGTCCGATAAAATCGGTCGTTATGCAGGGACTGTGGTATATCATTTCTCTTGCAATTGTTGTCTTCGTCATGCAATTTGACGCGGATCAATTATTGCGCATCGCTCCGTATATTTATGGCTTCGGCATTATCTTGCTGATTGCCGTCCTGTTTTTCTATAATCGCGGCGTTGCGGGAGATACAGGTGCTAAGAGCTGGTTTAAGTTAGGGCCAATTTCATTTCAGCCATCAGAAGTCATGAAGCCGGCATTCATCTTGATGCTGGCGCGTGTTGTCCATGAGCATAACCAGAAGTTTGCGCATACGATTAAAAATGATTGGCTGTTGATTGGTAAAATGGCTGGCTGGCTTTTGCCGATTGCGATTTTGTTAAAATTGCAAAACGACTTCGGTACCATGCTGGTGTTTATCGCCATTGTTGGTGGAGTTGCCTTAGTTTCGGGTATTTCCTGGAAGATTATTGCTCCGATGTTTGCTGCCGTATTTGTTTTGGCAGCGGTTGTGATTTTCATGGTAACGACACCTGGCGGGCAGGCTTTTCTTAGCCATTTCTTTCAGGCATACCAGTTTAAGCGAATTATGTCCTGGCTCAATCCGGCAACTGACACCTCAAAGGGTGCTTATCAGTTGTGGCAAAGTATGCAGGCTATTGGCTCCGGACAGTTGTTTGGTAATGGCTTCGGTAAGTTGAGCGTCTATGTGCCAGTGCGCGGCTCAGACATGGTGTATTCGGTTATCGGCGAGTCATTTGGCTTTGTCGGCAGTGTCGCTGTTATCTTGCTTTACTTGTACCTAATCATCCAAATGGTTAAGATTACCTTTGATACGCGGAATGCTTTTTATTCTTACGTATCCACAGGGGTTATCATGATGATTTTGTTCCACGTTTTTGAAAATGTGGGCATGAGCATTGATTTACTGCCACTTACAGGGATTCCATTACCGTTTATTTCACAAGGTGGTTCAGCCTTGATTGGGAACATGATCGGGATTGGCATGATTTTATCCATGAAATTCCATAATCGGGATTACATGTTCAGTCAAGCTGGCGACTTTTAA
- a CDS encoding universal stress protein, which yields MMKQYHHIQVAVDGSKEADLAFKKAISVAMRNDATLEILHVIDTRSFQNVSSFDSEMIEQVSSDAKEKMEQYYKDAKQAGVQEVHFSIEFGSPKAIIAHDFPKKHQIDLIVIGATGLNAVERLLIGSVTEYVTRTANCDILVCRSKENSALTK from the coding sequence ATGATGAAACAATATCACCACATCCAAGTCGCTGTTGATGGTTCTAAAGAGGCTGACTTAGCCTTCAAAAAAGCAATTTCTGTTGCCATGCGCAACGACGCAACATTAGAAATTCTGCACGTTATTGATACGCGGTCATTCCAAAATGTGTCGAGCTTTGACTCAGAAATGATTGAACAAGTTTCTAGTGATGCAAAAGAAAAAATGGAACAATACTACAAGGACGCCAAACAAGCAGGTGTGCAGGAAGTTCATTTTTCAATTGAATTCGGCTCACCAAAAGCAATTATTGCGCATGATTTTCCTAAGAAGCATCAAATTGACTTGATTGTCATTGGTGCCACTGGTCTTAACGCTGTTGAGCGTCTATTAATTGGCAGCGTAACTGAATACGTTACTAGAACCGCAAATTGTGACATTTTAGTTTGCCGTTCAAAAGAAAATTCAGCTTTAACTAAATAA